The proteins below come from a single Balaenoptera musculus isolate JJ_BM4_2016_0621 chromosome 1, mBalMus1.pri.v3, whole genome shotgun sequence genomic window:
- the CDCP2 gene encoding LOW QUALITY PROTEIN: CUB domain-containing protein 2 (The sequence of the model RefSeq protein was modified relative to this genomic sequence to represent the inferred CDS: inserted 1 base in 1 codon; deleted 3 bases in 2 codons) produces MLAELEFCVLLAVTLLGPVPRAQAMKGVKCGGVLSAPSGNFSSPNFPRLYPYTTECSWLIVVAEGSSVLLTFHAFDXEYHDTCSFDFLEIYNGGPPDQGNLLGGSAARWPPPPFASSWHVMSVVFHSDKHVASRGFSAGYQKDACGGVLTGLSGVLTSPEHPNNYPNNVECRWVIRAAGPATVKLVFVDFQVEGSEQCTYDYVAVLGGPGPARGHHYCGSSRPPTLVSLGHELQVVFKSDFNIGGRGFKAYYFSGECQEVYTAVRGNFSSPQYPSSYPNHIRCHWTIRLPLGYRVKVFFLDLELEGPNSLTRTCDFDHLTAFDGASEEAPLLGSWCGHHLPPPVTSSHNQLLLLLHTDRSTTHRGFSVAYIGVVPMNVSCSRTDFQILISAQALAPLERTKVYLGSRSCAAQEVGSNFRIQARFDTCGTESQRRNNTSVIVSVLYIDFSAGGQEDIHEYEVRCEPRRKEASVHLLSGSHWLGPYAATAEHLQEAPPRDEAEALEGPVAVVAQDTSDIVFLGLCILAGVLMVIAIVVLMLL; encoded by the exons GTGTCAAATGTGGGGGTGTGCTCTCAGCACCTTCTGGAAACTTCTCCAGCCCCAACTTCCCCAGG CTCTACCCCTACACCACGGAGTGCAGCTGGCTGATCGTGGTGGCTGAGGGATCCTCCGTGCTGCTCACCTTCCACGCCTTCG TGGAGTACCATGACACCTGCAGCTTCGACTTCCTGGAGATCTACAATGGGGGCCCTCCG GACCAGGGCAACCTGCTGGGAGGTTCTGCGGCCAGGTGGCCCCCGCCACCCTTCGCCTCCTCCTGGCACGTCATGTCTGTGGTCTTCCACTCAGACAAGCACGTGGCCAGCCGAGGCTTTTCCGCGGGCTACCAAAAAG ATGCGTGTGGTGGCGTCCTGACGGGCCTGTCGGGGGTCCTCACCAGCCCCGAGCACCCCAACAACTACCCCAACAATGTGGAGTGCCGCTGGGTGATCCGAGCCGCTGGCCCTGCCACCGTCAAGCTGGTCTTCGTGGACTTCCAGGTGGAGGGCAGTGAGCAGTGCACCTACGACTACGTGGCTGTGCTTGGGGGGCCCGGCCCCGCCCGTGGGCACCACTACTGCGGCAGCTCCAGGCCCCCCACGCTCGTGTCGCTGGGCCACGAGCTGCAGGTGGTCTTCAAGTCTGACTTTAACATCGGGGGCCGGGGCTTCAAGGCCTACTACTTCTCAG GAGAATGTCAGGAGGTATACACGGCGGTGCGGGGCAACTTCTCCAGCCCACAGTACCCCAGCTCCTACCCCAACCACATCCGGTGCCACTGGACCATCCGCCTGCCTCTTGGCTACCGGGTCAAagtgttcttcctggacttggaacTGGAGGGGCCCAACAGCCTGACCAGGACCTGTGACTTTGACCATCTGACAGCCTTCGACGGGGCCAGCGAGGAGGCGCCCCTGCTGGGGAGTTGGTGTGGCCACCACCTGCCACCACCGGTCACCTCGAGCCACAACCAGCTCCTGCTTCTGCTGCACACAGACCGTAGCACCACCCACAGGGGCTTCTCTGTGGCCTACATTGGAG TGGTCCCCATGAACGTGAGTTGCTCCCGCACGGACTTCCAGATCCTGATCTCCGCGCAGGCACTGGCCCCTCTAGAACGGACCAAAGTCTACCTGGGCAGCCGGAGCTGTGCTGCTCAGGAAGTTGGCAGCAACTTCCGGATCCAGGCCCGCTTTGACACCTGCGGCACCGAGTCTCAG AGAAGAAATAACACTTCAGTGATCGTCAGTGTGCTGTACATCGACTTCTCAGCGGGTGGACAGGAGGACATCCACGAATACGAGGTCCGCTGCGAGCCGAGGCGAAAGGAGGCCTCTGTCCACCTGCTGTCCGGCTCCCACTGGCTTGGGCCCTATGCTGCCACGGCCGAGCACCTTCAGGAGGCACCACCCAGGGACGAGGCAGAGGCACTGGAGGGCCCCGTGGCCGTGGTGGCCCAGGACACCAGTGACATCGTCTTCCTGGGCCTTTGCATCCTGGCTGGAGTCCTCATGGTCATTGCCATAGTGGTCCTGATGCTGCTGTAA